One window of Alkaliphilus metalliredigens QYMF genomic DNA carries:
- a CDS encoding molybdopterin molybdotransferase MoeA, translated as MRTNISLEEALEILLKESNQTEPIHVPLMDSLGSVLAEEILSDMNMPPFDKSPLDGYAVCSEDIKGVSKENPIRLNVIDFVPAGYVSEKTISKGQAIRIMTGAKIPEGADVIIRFEDTDFTDDSVTIYTAYSTGSNISKMGEDMKIGDSVIQEGTVIDAPEIGILATLGKSFVQVYRKPRIAILSTGDELIDIQQPLVDGKIRNSNSYTVAAQIKKVGAKPLMLGICDDGIDTIVEKLKSALGWADMIITTGGVSVGDCDLVKEAFQEAGAEMLFWRVRMKPGTPIAVAKYGNKLIFGLSGNPAAAYITFEQFVRPIILKQMGRQKYKLMEVESILENGFTKTSSQNRFVRAHTFYQDGKYYTQFPEKHSSGVLSSLSGTNSLFYVPSGTGPHEAGDKVKVQLLDHPEVLK; from the coding sequence ATGCGAACTAATATTTCGTTAGAAGAAGCATTAGAAATATTATTAAAGGAAAGCAATCAAACGGAACCGATTCATGTGCCATTGATGGACAGTTTAGGGAGCGTCTTGGCGGAAGAGATCCTGTCAGATATGAACATGCCTCCCTTCGATAAGTCCCCTTTAGATGGATATGCTGTTTGTTCAGAGGATATAAAGGGAGTATCAAAGGAAAATCCCATTAGGTTAAACGTAATTGATTTTGTCCCAGCAGGATATGTATCGGAAAAAACCATCAGTAAGGGACAGGCAATACGAATTATGACAGGTGCGAAAATACCTGAGGGAGCCGATGTGATCATTCGATTTGAAGACACAGACTTTACTGATGATTCAGTAACCATATATACTGCCTATTCTACTGGAAGCAATATTAGTAAAATGGGAGAAGATATGAAAATTGGAGATAGCGTAATCCAAGAGGGAACCGTAATAGACGCCCCAGAGATCGGAATACTAGCTACATTAGGAAAAAGCTTTGTACAGGTGTATCGTAAGCCAAGAATAGCCATACTGTCAACTGGAGACGAGCTAATCGATATACAACAACCATTAGTAGATGGGAAGATTAGAAATAGTAACTCTTATACAGTTGCTGCTCAAATAAAGAAGGTGGGAGCAAAGCCACTAATGCTAGGTATTTGTGATGATGGCATTGACACCATCGTTGAAAAACTTAAGTCTGCCTTAGGCTGGGCAGATATGATCATCACAACGGGAGGGGTTTCCGTAGGGGACTGTGATCTAGTGAAGGAAGCATTTCAAGAGGCCGGAGCAGAAATGTTGTTTTGGAGAGTTAGAATGAAACCTGGAACACCAATTGCTGTAGCTAAATATGGAAATAAGCTGATCTTTGGACTATCGGGAAATCCTGCCGCTGCTTATATTACCTTTGAACAATTTGTTCGCCCTATTATTTTGAAACAAATGGGAAGACAAAAATATAAGTTAATGGAAGTCGAAAGTATATTAGAAAACGGATTTACGAAAACAAGTAGTCAAAATCGCTTTGTTCGAGCTCATACATTTTATCAAGATGGGAAATATTATACCCAGTTCCCAGAAAAACACAGTTCAGGGGTACTTTCTAGTCTATCTGGAACAAACTCTTTATTTTATGTTCCATCAGGGACAGGTCCTCATGAGGCAGGAGATAAAGTAAAAGTGCAACTATTAGA